Within the Solibacillus silvestris genome, the region ACACTAAAATAGCCTGCTGTTTCTACGAGAGGATGGTGCCAAAAGTCTGATCCTAGCAATCCATTTTACCCCCTTTAATTAGTTTCTTTATATGTTTAATATTAGCGCATCATTTAAAAGGAGCAACAACTATTTTAGTTCTACGACTGTAACACCGAATCCGCCTTCGCCCGCTTCACCATAACGGTATGATTTGACCCGCTTATGGTTTTTCAGGAAGTTTTGAATTCCCTGGCGTAAAGCCCCGGTCCCTTTACCGTGAATAATCGATACACGCGGATAGTTCGCTAATAACGCATCATCTAAATACTTTTCTGTTCGAATAAGTGCTTCTTCATATCGTTCCCCACGTAAATCAAGTTCCAGTTTCACGACACTGTTGCGATTTTTCACATTCATCATCGGACGAGTAGCCTGCTCTTTTTCTGGTTTCACATACTCTAAATCAGATTCGGGCAGTTTCATTTTTAAAATACCGATTTGAACAACCCACTCATTTCCTGCTTTTTGCAAGAGTGTTCCTTTTTGACCGTAGCTTAATACTTTTACTTCATCGCCCACTTGGAGGTTTTGCTTACGCTCACGGGCAGCGACAGCCTTTTGAAGCACTTTATTATTATCAATCGGTGCTGCATTATCTAAACGCTTCTTCACATCGATTAACTCGTGCTCTTTCACCGATAACGCGGCATTTTCTTTCATTTTCCGCAACTCTGCAATAATCGTTTCCGCTTCTTTCTTCGCGTCATCAACAATTTTACGAGCCTTATCTTTCGCTTTTTTCTCCAGGTTTTCCTTTTTCTCATCATAAATACGAAGACGTTCTTCCAGCTCTGCCCGGATTTTTTGTGCATCTTCCAGTAAAAGATGAGCTTCGTCCGCTTCACGTTCAGATCGTAATCGGCTTTCTTCTAGTGAAGCAATCATTGACTCAACTTCATGACGGTCAGTACCTGTAAAGGATTTTGCATGGTCGATTACATTTGAACTTAATCCAAGACGTTTGGAAATTTCAAATGCATTCGACCGACCTGGCACCCCGATCAGTAATCGATAAGTAGGGCTAAGTGTTTCAATATCGAACTCTACACTCGCGTTGACAACAGATGGACGGTTATAGCCGTATGCCTTCAACTCCGGATAGTGTGAAGTCGCCATAACACGTGCACCGCGATCAACTGTTTCATCCAAAATAGCAATTGCGAGTGCCGCACCTTCTTGCGGATCGGTACCTGCGCCAAGCTCATCAAATAATATTAACGATTTTTCATTAAATTTGCTTAAAATGTCTACTATATTCACCATATGAGAAGAGAAAGTTGATAATGACTGTTCAATCGACTGTTCATCACCAATATCAGCAAAAATTTGCTCAAACACTGCCAATTCTGAACCATCGAGTGCCGGAACAGGCAAGCCGCACTGTGCCATGATTGTACACAGTCCCACTGTTTTCAATGTCACTGTTTTACCGCCTGTATTTGGTCCTGTAATGACAATTGCTGTGACATCTCGTCCAAATTCAATCGTATTGGCAACTGCATCTTCAATCGGCAATAACGGGTGTCGTGCACGGACTAGTCGTGTATAGCCTTCTTTATTCATTTTTGGCATTGTGCATTTATTTGCTTGTCCGTACTTTCCTTTTGCTAAAATGACATCCATTTCTCCAAGTAGTTGTACAAGAACAAATATTTCGTGTCCGACTTCCTGTACCTTTAAAGTAAGCTCGGATAAAATACGCTCAATTTCAGCCTTTTCTTTCACTTTCAGACGCTGTACTTCATTGTTCGATTGAATCACTGCATCAGGCTCGATAAACAATGTTTGACCTGAAGCGGACTGATCGTGGACAATTCCGCCGTAATGTGAACGATATTCTTGTTTTACCGGGATTACGAAGCGGTCATTACGAATTGTAATAATCGCGTCAGACAGCATTTTCGTTGCATTTGAACCACGTGTCAGACTTTCCAGCTTTTGACGGACTTTGGATTCTTCTGAACGCAATGACTGGCGAATTGAGCGTAGTGCAGGGCTCGCTGAATCAAGAACCGTACCATTATCATCAATACAATCATTAATTTCGTGCTGCAGTGCTGTCAAGACAGGCATTTGTTCTTTCCGTTCGATAAAATGCGGGATTTCAATTGTATTTTCCGATTCAATATCTTCAATGAAATTTCGTAATATTCGACTTGCTCGTATTGTGCTCGCGATTTCCATTAATTCCATCGGGCTAAGCATACCGCCAATTTGCGAGCGTCGCGCATGTGGACGTACATCGAAAATGCCACCCATCGGCACATTGCCTTTTACACGCAAAATGGCGAGTCCTTCGTCCATTTCCTCCAGTAGTTCGACAACTGTATCGTAATCTGTTTCCGGTACGAGCTCTTCGATTGCTTGTTTCCCGATCGAGTTTGTACAAAATGCCGCTACTTGTTCACGTACTTTATGAAATTCTAGTGTTTTCAATGCTCGTTGTTCGATCATGAGAACACCTCCTATTACTTTTCTTTATTTTTAGTCAAACTGTACTATGGAGTTGATTTCCATTCCAGGTCGGACGCTTTCCGACGATCAAGAA harbors:
- a CDS encoding recombination and DNA strand exchange inhibitor protein (MutS2; MutS-II; involved in blocking homologous and homeologous recombination; has ATPase activity stimulated by recombination intermediates; inhibits DNA strand exchange); amino-acid sequence: MIEQRALKTLEFHKVREQVAAFCTNSIGKQAIEELVPETDYDTVVELLEEMDEGLAILRVKGNVPMGGIFDVRPHARRSQIGGMLSPMELMEIASTIRASRILRNFIEDIESENTIEIPHFIERKEQMPVLTALQHEINDCIDDNGTVLDSASPALRSIRQSLRSEESKVRQKLESLTRGSNATKMLSDAIITIRNDRFVIPVKQEYRSHYGGIVHDQSASGQTLFIEPDAVIQSNNEVQRLKVKEKAEIERILSELTLKVQEVGHEIFVLVQLLGEMDVILAKGKYGQANKCTMPKMNKEGYTRLVRARHPLLPIEDAVANTIEFGRDVTAIVITGPNTGGKTVTLKTVGLCTIMAQCGLPVPALDGSELAVFEQIFADIGDEQSIEQSLSTFSSHMVNIVDILSKFNEKSLILFDELGAGTDPQEGAALAIAILDETVDRGARVMATSHYPELKAYGYNRPSVVNASVEFDIETLSPTYRLLIGVPGRSNAFEISKRLGLSSNVIDHAKSFTGTDRHEVESMIASLEESRLRSEREADEAHLLLEDAQKIRAELEERLRIYDEKKENLEKKAKDKARKIVDDAKKEAETIIAELRKMKENAALSVKEHELIDVKKRLDNAAPIDNNKVLQKAVAARERKQNLQVGDEVKVLSYGQKGTLLQKAGNEWVVQIGILKMKLPESDLEYVKPEKEQATRPMMNVKNRNSVVKLELDLRGERYEEALIRTEKYLDDALLANYPRVSIIHGKGTGALRQGIQNFLKNHKRVKSYRYGEAGEGGFGVTVVELK